A single genomic interval of Coccidioides posadasii str. Silveira chromosome 1, complete sequence harbors:
- the RPT1 gene encoding 26S proteasome regulatory subunit 7 (EggNog:ENOG410PG2P~COG:O~BUSCO:7049at33183), with translation MPSATGQNWEKYRKNFADDEEPEKKITPLTDEDIQVLKTYGAAPYAAALKKLEKQIKDKQASVNEKIGVKESDTGLAPPHLWDVAADRQRMQEEQPLQVARCTKIIADEKDPDKSKYVINVKQIAKFVVNLGERVSPTDIEEGMRVGVDRNKYQILLPLPPKIDPSVTMMTVEDKPDVTYGDIGGCKEQIEKLREVVEMPLLSPERFVGLGIDPPKGALLYGPPGTGKTLCARAVANRTDATFIRVIGSELVQKYVGEGARMVRELFEMARTKKACIIFFDEIDAIGGARFDDGAGGDNEVQRTMLELITQLDGFDARGNIKVMFATNRPSTLDPALMRPGRIDRKIEFSLPDLEGRANILRIHAKSMSVERDIRWELISRLCPNSTGAELRSVATEAGMFAIRARRKVATEKDFLAAVDKVIKGNLKFNSTATYMQYN, from the exons ATGCCCAGCGCGACGGGCCAAAATTGGGAGAAGTATCGGAAGAACTTTGCAGACGATGAAGAGCCTGAAAAGAAGATAACGCCTCTTACCGATGA GGATATCCAGGTCCTCAAGACGTACGGTGCGGCTCCATACGCAGCAGCTCTAAAGAAGCTCGAAAAGCAGATCAAAGACAAACAAGCAAGTGTAAATGAGAAGATCGGCGTAAAG GAATCCGATACTGGTCTTGCACCACCACACCTGTGGGATGTTGCAGCCGATAGGCAACGAATGCAGGAAGAGCAGCCTTTACAAGTTGCACGGTGTACGAAGATTATCGCCGATGAGAAGGATCCCGATAAGAGCAAATATGTGATTAACGTTAAACAAATCGCCAAATTCGTCGTGAACCTAGGGGAACGGGTTAGTCCAACAGATATCGAAGAGGGAATGCGTGTCGG TGTTGACCGAAATAAATATCAAATCCTGTTGCCTCTTCCCCCCAAGATCGACCCTAGCGTTACTATGATGACAGTCGAAGACAAGCCGGATGTTACATATGGAGATATCGGAGGTTGCAAAGAACAAATAGAGAAACTCAGAGAAGTCGTTGAGATGCCACTACTATCCCCGGAACGGTTCGTCGGCTTGGGTATAGACCCACCGAAGGGTGCTTTGCTTTACGGCCCGCCAGGGACTGGCAAGACTCTATGCGCGCGAGCTGTTGCGAACAGAACAGACGCGACATTTATCCGCGTTATTGGCAGCGAGTTGGTTCAAAAATATGTTGGTGAGGGAGCTAGGATGGTTCGAGAGCTTTTTGAAATGGCGCGCACCAAGAAGGCCTGCATCATTTTCTTTGATGAGATCGACGCTATCGGTGGTGCGCGTTTCGATGACGGAGCAGGTGGAGACAACGAGGTTCAGAGAACCATGCTTGAACTGATCACGCAGCTGGATGGCTTTGACGCTCGAGGGAACATTAAAGTAATGTTTGCGACCAACAGACCGTCCACGCTGGACCCGGCTTTGATGAGACCCGGCCGTATCGATCGAAAGATCGAATTCTCTCTGCCAGATCTCGAAGGACGTGCCAACATCCTCCGCATCCATGCCAAGAGTATGTCGGTTGAGCGAGACATCAGATGGGAGCTTATTTCCAGACTCTGCCCGAATTCGACTGGCGCAGAACTAAGGAGTGTTGCGACGGAGGCTGGAATGTTCGCCATCAGAGCCCGCAGAAAGGTTGCCACGGAGAAAGACTTCCTGGCCGCAGTGGACAAGGTGATCAAGGGCAACCTCAAGTTCAACTCCACTGCCACGTACATGCAGTATAACTAG
- the CCT4 gene encoding T-complex protein 1 subunit delta (EggNog:ENOG410PFPI~COG:O~BUSCO:4755at33183), protein MAAALGSQGNAATNAFKDKEKPMAVRTANIMAARAVADAIRTSLGPRGMDKMIQTGKGETIITNDGNTMLKDMSVMHPAAKMLVDLSAAQDVEAGDGTTSVVVIAGSLLGAAERLLSKGIHPTVISESFQRAAAAAVQILHDMSQPISLSDRATLLQAASTSLSSKIVSQYSNLLGPMAVDSVLKVIDPRTSDNVDLRNIRIVKKVGGTIEDSEMVDGLILNQPVLKNAGGPTRIEKARIALIQFQLSPPKPDMENQIVVNDYRQMDKILKEERTYLLNMVRKIAKTKCNVLLIQKSILRDAVNDLSLNFLSRVKILAIKDIERDEVEFICKSLGCKPIANVESFTEDKLGTADLVEEVNSSGSRYVKITGVRSAMASQTVSMIARGANNLVLDEVERSLHDALCVVRCLVKKRALIAGGGAPEIEIAHSLAKQARALSGTEAICWKAFAEAMEVIPVTLAENAGLNSIKVVTDLRHRHAMGEKNAGVSIRSGGVKDNIADERVLQPLLVSTSAIELAAETVKLILRIDDIALSR, encoded by the exons ATGGCGGCCGCTCTGGGAAGCCAGGGAAATGCTGCAACCAATGCATTCAAG GATAAAGAGAAGCCAATGGCTGTCCGCACAGCCAATATTATGGCTGCTAGAG CTGTCGCCGATGCTATAAGAACG TCACTTGGGCCGCGAGGAATGGATAAAATG ATCCAAACTGGAAAAGGCGAGACTATAATC ACAAACGATGGAAACACAATGTTAAAGGATATGAGTGTGATGCACCCGGCGGCTAAAATGTTGGTAGATTTGAGTGCTGCTCAGGATGTTGAAGCTGGTGATGGGACTACATCCGTTGTTGTTATTGCGGGAAGTTTATTGGGAGCTGCTGAGCGATTACTTTCGAAAG GAATTCATCCGACCGTCATCTCTGAGTCCTTCCAGAGAGCCGCAGCAGCTGCGGTGCAGATACTCCATGATATGTCCCAGCCTATCTCCCTTTCGGACCGGGCGACTCTTCTACAAGCAGCATCTACCTCTCTTTCATCGAAAATCGTTTCTCAATACTCGAACCTCCTTGGACCAATGGCAGTTGATTCCGTTCTTAAAGTAATAGATCCAAGAACCTCTGATAATGTTGACCTTCGAAACATCCGCATTGTTAAGAAGGTCGGCGGTACGATAGAGGATAGCGAGATGGTGGACGGTCTGATTCTCAATCAGCCAGTTCTAAAGAATGCAGGTGGTCCAACAAGGATTGAGAAAGCGCGCATTGCTTTAATACAATTCCAGCTGAGCCCACCTAAGCCTGAC ATGGAGAACCAAATTGTGGTCAACGACTACAGACAAATGGACAAGATCCTCAAGGAAGAACGTACTTATCTTCTCAACATGGTCCGGAAAATCGCCAAGACCAAATGCAACGTTCTTCTGATTCAGAAATCGATCCTTCGTGACGCCGTTAATGACCTCTCGCTTAACTTCCTGTCTCGAGTGAAGATTCTGGCGATTAAGGATATTGAGCGTGATGAAGTGGAATTCATTTGCAAGAGCCTTGGATGCAAACCAATTGCCAACGTCGAGTCTTTCACTGAGGATAAACTTGGTACGGCAGACTTGGTCGAAGAGGTCAATTCGTCTGGATCTCGATACGTGAAGATTACTGGTGTTCGCTCTGCAATGGCAAGCCAGACTGTTTCTATGATCGCTCGTGGCGCGAACAACCTCGTCCTCGATGAAGTTGAACGTTCTCTCCATGATGCCCTCTGCGTTGTTCGGTGTTTGGTCAAAAAGCGAGCATTAATCGCTGGTGGTGGCGCACCTGAAATAGAAATTGCCCACTCGTTGGCGAAGCAAGCTCGCGCGTTGTCGGGTACTGAGGCAATATGTTGGAAGGCTTTTGCTGAAGCTATGGAGGTTATTCCGGTGACTCTAGCCGAAAATGCTGGGCTGAATAGCATCAAGGTGGTGACAGATTTGCGCCATCGGCATGCAATGGGCGAGAAGAACGCGGGCGTTAGTATCCGCAGCGGTGGAGTGAAGGATAATATTGCCGACGAGAGGGTTTTGCAACCATTGCTTGTGAGCACGAGTGCTATTGAGCTCGCAGCTGAGACTGTGAAATTGATTCTACGCATTGATGACATCGCTCTGTCGAGATAA
- a CDS encoding uncharacterized protein (EggNog:ENOG410Q5GQ): MIRYQSKNEIKDLYDNNQILSEPMALAASSETNGSGSPPAGLAPPMYSSLVNPPHENQAAVLLELPGSIPQGPPIELEDTSCDRITDLSALPHQKSINTPPS, translated from the exons ATGATAC GCTACCAAAGCAAAAATGAGATCAAAGATCTCTATGATAACAATCAGATTTTGTCGGAGCCCATGGCTCTAGCTGCAAGTTCCGAAACAAATGGCAGTGGATCTCCTCCGGCTGGGCTAGCTCCGCCTATGTATAGCAGTTTAGTAAACCCACCGCACGAGAATCAAGCCGCTGTGCTATTGGAATTACCGGGTTCCATTCCCCAAGGTCCACCAATCGAATTAGAGGACACGAGCTGTGATCGGATCACGGATCTTTCAGCTCTTCCTCATCAGAAGTCGATAAATACTCCGCCGTCATAA
- a CDS encoding mitochondrial 54S ribosomal protein mL54 (EggNog:ENOG410PR5G~COG:S~BUSCO:14538at33183), producing the protein MLCSRCRTHLLSRLPFYRRSSALPSSRCSGIISRTQQRTYSTPTNPTQATAAEDSVSTSGSANDATGAAAPQKVTSTVPAGTRLAGLNYFKNKPEVLAMDDSEYPDWLWKLLDDPKAKSAKDGSGSVDVSSMNKKQRKRHEKKMAAAAASKPPVIPLHEQSIDIIAADAVAPDAAKNFEVASTGIEARRAITKSSREARRKSIKESNFLKGL; encoded by the exons ATGCTTTGCTCCCGTTGTCGCACGCATCTCCTCTCCCGCCTTCCGTTCTATCGCAGGTCGTCCGCTCTTCCGTCCTCCAGATGCTCCGGAATCATATCAAGGACTCAACAACGAACCTACTCGACTCCCACCAACCCCACACAAGCGACAGCAGCTGAAGACTCCGTCTCAACATCTGGGAGTGCCAATGACGCTACAGGAGCGGCTGCACCGCAAAAGGTGACGAGTACTGTCCCTGCCGGAACACGCCTAGCCGGATTAAACTATTTCAAAAACAAGCCCGAGGTCCTTGCGATGGACGACAGCGAATATCCAGATTGGCTGTGGAAGTTACTAGATGACCCGAAGGCGAAGTCGGCTAAGGATGGTTCTGGGAGTGTCGATGTCTCTT CGATGAATAAGAAACAACGAAAACGCCacgaaaagaaaatggccgctgctgctgcctCTAAACCCCCAGTGATCCCGCTCCACGAACAGTCTATCGATATCATTGCGGCGGATGCTGTGGCTCCTGATGCCGCGAAGAACTTCGAGGTGGCTTCCACGGGTATCGAGGCCAGAAGAGCAATCACCAAAAGCTCGCGCGAAGCGAGAAGGAAGTCGATCAAGGAGTCAAACTTTTTGAAGGGATTATAA
- a CDS encoding uncharacterized protein (EggNog:ENOG410PPJP~COG:S~TransMembrane:1 (o370-394i)~BUSCO:10754at33183): MGSIRGDVLERGSRVARGGETSSQDFSTRPEVTSPAQQARSEDSWIEVASQPSSSSLSSATANDEIVTTGLRVQQHRTGRGVRYPIVPQDLDITYSHRQPMVNESSQEEYEETESESDRVLSSSNEDISRPPRPALAFIPGNPSTSDVALSSDEDDSSTALGLNPPAFTPQPNVFSHPPTSQTSARPHSNFPTSGYGPGPMDNRARSRRNSRAGLHSARRTRTHQQQHSPYNMYSPSHHVDHDAALRASLSTLLSCAAAARGLPKRDNQCSAPERSNATRSSDPPTFRLVPESVAMRDDDSDQNDTTLKEPQFRTPPPPPSKRSRSPLKSTNKARRKSSPSKDHSAAQPLPKKARRTAVTETGSLLGPTVMTWVISAGVVVLFSAISFSAGYVLGREVGRTEAGQGLYANGNGLSGARTGAGCGKDAVKGGLRQFRWVRGGSGSGIAA, translated from the exons ATGGGATCAATTCGTGGCGATGTGTTGGAGCGTGGGTCGCGAGTTGCGAGAGGTGGTGAAACTTCATCACAGGACTTCAGCACAAGACCAGAAGTGACATCTCCTGCCCAGCAAGCTAGGTCCGAGG ATTCTTGGATAGAGGTTGCATCCCAACCTTCCTCCTCATCCCTATCCTCAGCTACAGCAAACGATGAGATCGTTACAACCGGACTAAGGGTCCAGCAGCACCGCACTGGTCGTGGCGTCCGATATCCTATCGTTCCCCAAGACCTGGACATAACGTACTCCCATCGCCAGCCTATGGTAAATGAAAGCAGTCAGGAAGAATATGAAGAAACTGAAAGCGAATCGGATCGCGTTTTGAGCAGCTCAAACGAAGATATTTCTAGACCTCCACGCCCAGCACTCGCGTTCATTCCAGGAAATCCATCAACATCCGATGTTGCTCTCTCGagtgatgaagatgatagCTCAACAGCACTCGGGTTGAATCCTCCCGCTTTTACTCCGCAACCTAATGTATTCTCACATCCTCCGACCTCCCAGACTAGTGCCCGACCTCATTCAAACTTTCCTACTTCGGGTTATGGACCCGGCCCGATGGACAATAGAGCGAGAAGCCGTCGAAACTCCCGAGCCGGCTTACATTCCGCGCGTCGGACACGAACTCATCAGCAACAACATTCTCCCTACAACATGTATTCTCCGTCGCACCATGTAGATCATGATGCAGCGCTCCGTGCAAGCCTGTCTACTCTTTTGTCATGTGCTGCAGCTGCCCGCGGCCTACCGAAGCGGGACAACCAATGTTCGGCCCCAGAAAGGTCCAATGCCACAAGGTCGTCAGACCCTCCGACATTCCGGTTGGTCCCCGAGTCTGTTGCTATGCGGGACGATGACTCCGATCAGAACGACACAACTCTAAAAGAACCACAATTCCGAACACCGCCGCCCCCACCTTCGAAACGATCCCGGTCCCCGCTGAAATCCACAAACAAAGCAAGGCGAAAATCAAGCCCGTCTAAGGATCATTCTGCTGCTCAACCGTTGCCAAAGAAGGCCCGCCGCACGGCCGTAACTGAGACTGGCTCTTTGCTGGGGCCTACCGTGATGACGTGGGTTATCAGTGCTGGCGTTGTTGTCCTATTCTCGGCAATTAGCTTTTCTGCAGGTTATGTCCTAGGCCGGGAGGTCGGAAGGACAGAGGCCGGCCAGGGACTTTATGCAAATGGCAACGGACTGTCAGGCGCAAGAACCGGCGCTGGGTGTGGAAAAGATGCCGTTAAGGGTGGTTTACGGCAATTTCGATGGGTTCGCGGCGGCTCTGGGTCAGGAATAGCGGCCTAG